Within Thermus sediminis, the genomic segment ATCCCCAGGGCCACCACCGCCCCGGGGTCCACCCCCGCCTGGCGCAAAACCTCCCGGGCCGCCCATGCCTGGGTCTCCCAGATCTCCTCGGGGTCGTGCTCCACCAGGCCCGGGGCCGGGTAGTGCTGCCGAAACTCTCGCCGGGCCATCCCCACCACCTCCCCCTCCGGGGTGAAGAGGATGGCCCGGCTGGAGGTGGTCCCCTGGTCTAGGGCTAGTAAGTAACTCATAACGCCTCCCGTAAAAGCCTCGGCTCACAGGAGGAGGGCCAGGCTGAAATCCCCCGGCAAAGCCCCCAAAACCTTTGCTCCAGGCTCCCTTCCCCTACCGGCCGTCTCGCCCACGAGGAGAACCCCCTCCACATCCACCTCCTCCGCCCTTTGGGCAAAGTTTCCTATGGGAATAACCGCCCCTTCCCTAGCAAAAACTGGGATTTTTTCTAATCCCACTTTCAACCTGAGGAGGTCCGGCCCAACATACGCCTTTCCGGACCAAAGGTCGAACCACTTGCCCCCAGGAAGGTAGGCCTCAACCGCTCCTCCCGGTTGAAGAACGGGAACCACCAACAGGTCCTGGCCCACCAGGAACTGCTCTTCAAACCCACGGGCACACCTGTCCTCGGGAAAGGCCAAGGGCATGGCCTTTGCTAGCGGCTGCCCCACGGCTAGGGCCCCGTACAGGGAGGCCTCCAGGTAGGGGACTAGCCTCATCCTCAGGCGAAGCCACTGCAAAACGATCTTCTCTGCCTCCTTGCCGAAAAACCAGGGCTCCCGCGGGGATGTGCCGTGGAACCGCACGTGGGAGAAGAAGATGGCCGCCTGAAGCCAGCGCACGTAGAGCTCCGGGTCCGGCGTGCCGTAAAAGCCACCGATATCATGGGCGTAGTAAGGCCCCCCGGAAAGGCCCCATGAGAGGCCACCCCGAATGCTGCTGGCTAGGCCCTCCCAGTCCGCCTGGGGGTCCCCACCCCAGACCACCGGATAGCGGTGGCCCCCTGCGTAGCTGCTTCGGGCAAGGACGAGCTTATGGGGGGAACACTCCCAAACGCAGCGGTTGTAAAGCAGGGCGTAGGCGTTGTGGAGAAACCGCCCGCTATCCCCATTGGAGGCTACGGCATCTTCCGGGATCTGTTCCCCGAAATCTGTTTTCATCACGTCCACGCCAAGCTGGAACAGCTCCTGGTGCCGCTCCTGCCACCACCGCCAGGCCTCTGCACGGGTGAAGTCTAGGAGTCCCGAGGGAGGGAGGGGCGTCAGGAGCTCGCCAAAGGGTTCGGGATCCCAGTGATAGACGTAGGGATTCCCTTGCTCATCGCAAAGGAAATAGCCCTTGGCGGCTAGCTCAGCGAAGAGGGGGTGATGGATGGAGACGTAAGGATACTCCCACAGGCACAACCTAAAGCCAAGACGCTTTAGCCTTCTCACAAAACCAGCCGGGTTAGGATAGCGATCTCGGTCCCAGTCTAGAGCGCAGCGGGTTTCCACCTTGAGCCAAGCCCTGCCGTCAAGGACGAGTACGTCCCCTGGGATACCCTTGGCCCTAAGCCTTCGCGCCACGTCCAGCGCTTCGGCCTCGTCCTTGTAGAAACACCGGCTCCACCACACCCCAAGGCTCCACCTGGGCACAAGGGGAGCCTTTCCGGTAAGGAGGGTGTAGGCCTCTAGGATCTCCGCCGGGGACCCCAACACCAGGAAAACATCGATCCCTTCATCCTCCACCACCACGATGTAGGAGCGGTGGCTCCACCTGGCAAAGCCCACGCCGTGGTGGGCCCGAGCCGTGGTGTGGAGGAATAGCCCCCATCCCCGCGTGCTCCAGAGGAGGGGAACGTTCTTGTAGCTCCGCTCCCCGTTGACGCCCCAGGCGTCCTCGTTCCAGGAGGTAAAGAGCCCCCCCCTGCGGTTGAGGCCCCCAAACTTCTCCCCGAGGCCGTAGATGGCCTCCCCCGACTCCAGGGCGAACGCGAGGGCCCAGGCTCCCTGTTTCCTGGAGAGGAACGGGATGCGTAGACCACCCCGGATGTGGCCGTCCTCGGAAGAACGCAAAACCCCCCTGCCCCGGTGGTGGACGGAGAGGCGCAGGGGGTGCCAGGCCACCCCTATCCGGAGATCGGCCAGGCCAAGCTCCACATACCCTTGGCCGGCGGACCAGCGATCGAAGGCGCAGGCCTCCGAAACTACGAGGATACCATAGTCCTTCCCCCTAGGGGAACCCATCCGAAGGCGGACCACGTTGGGGCCATAGGCCTCCAAAGACCAAGGCACGGAATCCATCAAGAGCCGGGCCCCCGAAGGACCTAGGCTGAGGACCTCCACATCCCTGGGCTCCCACCGCTCCAAACCCTCCATGGGGTCCCTCATCGAGCACCTCCCGGAGGAACCTTCGTCACCAGCAGACGCCTTGCCCTCTCCAAACGGTTCCTGGCACGCATCAAGCCCTCCTCTACCCGCGAAAGATCCGGATAGGCGGCCAGGGCGTCCCCCCAAAAGGCGCGGCCGGCCAGGAACCCGCGGGCCCCAGCCTCCAGGGAGGCCTCGAGGGCCTCTAGAAAAGCATCGGCATCCAATCCCCCAGAGAGGAGGACCCAAGGGGCCGGGAGAACCTCCCTAAACCTCCCGACGAACTTGGGCACATAGGGGAGCTTGTAAAGGCCCACTCCCAGGCTAGGGTCGGCGAAATCCCGAAGAATCCCTTCCCAAAGGCTTGTGGCGGAGGAGGAATCGCCCTCCCTGGGGTAAGGAAGGATCTCAAGGACCAGGGGTCGGCCCCACCTTGAGGCAGCCCGGCCCAACCGCCGCACCAGCTCAAGTTGGTGGGCCCGGACCTGGGGAGGGACATCCGGCCGGTACCAGATGAGGAGCTTTAGGGCATCCGCCCCGGCGCGCACCGCGGCGGCCACGCCCCAAGAGGGAATGACCCTGCTCAGGCGGAAACCCGACCCATCCTCGCGGAAACGGTGGTCCTCTAGGGTCAGGAGGAGGCCGGCCCCCCTGGGAACCCTAAGGACTGCCTCCCGTCCATACAGCGGGTCCAAGAGAACGCCCGTGACCAGGTCTGAGAGCACCTTCACCACCAGGGTCTTGAGCCGGGCCACCTCCTGCCAAACCAAAGCCTCGGGCCAGTCCGGGCGCCTCTCCGCCACCAGCCTGTAGAGGGGGGGCCTCTGGTCTGCGGCCAGGAGAGCGAAGCGCCCCCCGCCGTCAGAGATTCGCCTGAAAGCCAGGGTCACACCTAAGGCTGCATCCATTTCAAAGCCTCCTGCCAGTCCGGGATCTCTCCCTTGGCCACGTAAACGCCAGCCACCGCGTTGGCCAAGGCTAGAGCTTCCTCCTCCCGCATCCCCTTGGCCAGGGCGAGGGCAAAGGCACCGTGGAACACGTCGCCCGCCCCCGTGGTGTCCTTGGGGGTTACGGCAAGGGCACCAATCCGGCCACCCGGCCACACGACCCCCTTTTCCCCAAGGGTGACGGCCACAAAGGCCCCACTGAACAGACCCTGAAGGTGGTCTAGACCCCCCGCCTCCACGGCCGCCCCCTCCGAGGCCACCACATGAGAGGCCAGGCGCCCAAGGCGAAGGCTGGCCTCGTCCACCGAATCGAGATCAAGAACGCGGGGAAGGCCCAGGTCCCGGGCCCTTTCAAACACCCGCTCGGCGGCCCCAGGCCAACGGGTATCGGCCAGGACGACGGAAACCCACTCCGGCCAGAGGAGGAGGTCGTCCTCCGGTTCCTCAGGGAGCCTTCCCCTATACGGAAAGATGAAGCGCTCGCCGTCTGGCGCCACCAGGACAGCGCTCACCCCAGTGGCTTCCCCAAGGGTAAAGGCGGCAACGACCCCCGCCGCCTGAAGGG encodes:
- a CDS encoding glycoside hydrolase family 31 protein, whose translation is MRDPMEGLERWEPRDVEVLSLGPSGARLLMDSVPWSLEAYGPNVVRLRMGSPRGKDYGILVVSEACAFDRWSAGQGYVELGLADLRIGVAWHPLRLSVHHRGRGVLRSSEDGHIRGGLRIPFLSRKQGAWALAFALESGEAIYGLGEKFGGLNRRGGLFTSWNEDAWGVNGERSYKNVPLLWSTRGWGLFLHTTARAHHGVGFARWSHRSYIVVVEDEGIDVFLVLGSPAEILEAYTLLTGKAPLVPRWSLGVWWSRCFYKDEAEALDVARRLRAKGIPGDVLVLDGRAWLKVETRCALDWDRDRYPNPAGFVRRLKRLGFRLCLWEYPYVSIHHPLFAELAAKGYFLCDEQGNPYVYHWDPEPFGELLTPLPPSGLLDFTRAEAWRWWQERHQELFQLGVDVMKTDFGEQIPEDAVASNGDSGRFLHNAYALLYNRCVWECSPHKLVLARSSYAGGHRYPVVWGGDPQADWEGLASSIRGGLSWGLSGGPYYAHDIGGFYGTPDPELYVRWLQAAIFFSHVRFHGTSPREPWFFGKEAEKIVLQWLRLRMRLVPYLEASLYGALAVGQPLAKAMPLAFPEDRCARGFEEQFLVGQDLLVVPVLQPGGAVEAYLPGGKWFDLWSGKAYVGPDLLRLKVGLEKIPVFAREGAVIPIGNFAQRAEEVDVEGVLLVGETAGRGREPGAKVLGALPGDFSLALLL
- a CDS encoding beta/alpha barrel domain-containing protein, which codes for MTLAFRRISDGGGRFALLAADQRPPLYRLVAERRPDWPEALVWQEVARLKTLVVKVLSDLVTGVLLDPLYGREAVLRVPRGAGLLLTLEDHRFREDGSGFRLSRVIPSWGVAAAVRAGADALKLLIWYRPDVPPQVRAHQLELVRRLGRAASRWGRPLVLEILPYPREGDSSSATSLWEGILRDFADPSLGVGLYKLPYVPKFVGRFREVLPAPWVLLSGGLDADAFLEALEASLEAGARGFLAGRAFWGDALAAYPDLSRVEEGLMRARNRLERARRLLVTKVPPGGAR
- a CDS encoding PfkB family carbohydrate kinase codes for the protein MGGVLALGWACQDLRFKVATWPPEPGRTPVVGYQEALGGPAAVAAWAVARLGGKALLISRRGRDRAGEWLEATLQAAGVVAAFTLGEATGVSAVLVAPDGERFIFPYRGRLPEEPEDDLLLWPEWVSVVLADTRWPGAAERVFERARDLGLPRVLDLDSVDEASLRLGRLASHVVASEGAAVEAGGLDHLQGLFSGAFVAVTLGEKGVVWPGGRIGALAVTPKDTTGAGDVFHGAFALALAKGMREEEALALANAVAGVYVAKGEIPDWQEALKWMQP